A genomic stretch from Malus domestica chromosome 15, GDT2T_hap1 includes:
- the LOC103447056 gene encoding probable WRKY transcription factor 15 → MAVDFMGYRNTTSSSSFSAKLEENAVQEAASGLESVEKLIRLLSQAQQNQHQEKYPSTAMDMDCRAVADVAVSKFKKVISLLGRTRTGHARFRRAPLTVNSGSSFQPQYQSHSQDIVVKQAPLESTKVYHATPIQQIPPSHHHHHSMVLESTMDSSNTINFSYSAATSFMSSLTGDSDSKQPMSSSAFQITNLSQVSSAGKPPLSSTSLKRKCSSENLGSGKCGAGSSGRCHCSKKRKLRQKRVVRVPAISLKMADIPPDDYSWRKYGQKPIKGSPHPRGYYKCSSVRGCPARKHVERALDDPAMLVVTYEGDHNHSLSVAETSNLILESS, encoded by the exons ATGGCCGTTGATTTCATGGGTTACAGAAACAccaccagcagcagcagcttcTCCGCCAAGTTGGAAGAAAACGCCGTGCAGGAAGCGGCTTCCGGCCTCGAGAGCGTCGAGAAGCTTATCCGGTTGCTGTCGCAGGCGCAGCAGAACCAGCACCAAGAGAAATATCCGTCGACGGCTATGGACATGGATTGCAGAGCCGTCGCCGACGTCGCCGTTTCCAAGTTCAAGAAGGTCATTTCTCTTCTCGGTCGGACCCGGACTGGCCACGCGCGGTTCCGGCGAGCCCCTTTGACTGTGAATTCCGGGTCGTCTTTCCAACCCCAATACCAGAGCCATAGCCAAGACATCGTCGTCAAGCAAGCTCCTTTAGAGTCCACCAAAGTTTACCATGCGACGCCGATCCAGCAGATCCCGCCTTCTCATCACCATCACCACAGTATGGTGCTCGAGAGCACTATGGACTCCTCTAACACTATAAATTTCTCGTATTCGGCTGCGACGTCGTTTATGTCGTCGTTGACCGGCGACTCCGATAGCAAGCAACCAATGTCGTCTTCGGCTTTTCAAATTACCAATTTATCCCAGGTTTCCTCAGCCGGAAAGCCGCCGCTTTCCTCCACCTCGCTGAAGCGGAAGTGCAGCTCCGAGAACTTGGGCTCTGGGAAGTGCGGTGCTGGATCCTCCGGCCGCTGCCATTGCTCCAAGAAGAG AAAGCTGAGACAGAAGAGGGTTGTAAGAGTTCCAGCTATAAGCTTGAAGATGGCGGATATCCCACCCGACGATTACTCCTGGAGAAAGTACGGACAGAAACCCATCAAGGGATCTCCACATCCAAG GGGATACTACAAATGCAGCAGCGTAAGAGGATGCCCGGCTCGAAAACACGTAGAGAGAGCTCTGGACGATCCGGCAATGCTAGTGGTTACCTACGAAGGCGACCACAATCACTCTCTCTCAGTTGCAGAGACCTCCAATCTCATTCTAGAATCTTCTTAG
- the LOC103401401 gene encoding uncharacterized protein → MRFKIPNIPLLPPKTLYPLTPKSHMASLLTAAESQIRTRTLHSAPPQDLDDSLCSDHHQQQEEQQQQTFAVTTPLRCLTGESRIERAWAHWSKLGRPKLIVAPMVDNSELPFRMLCRKYGADAAYTPMLHSRIFTESEKYREQEFTTCKEDRPLFVQFCANDPEVLLEAAKKVEPHCDYVDINLGCPQRIARRGNYGAFLMDNLPLIKSLVENLVQNLNVPVSCKVRIFPNLEDTIKYARMLEDAGCSLLAVHGRTRDEKDQKKVRANWDAIRAVKNALRIPVLANGNIRHMDDVRDCLEATGADGVLSAESLLENPALFAGFRTAEWAAENEETKKDGILDQADLLVEYLKLCEQYPVPWRMIRAHVHKMLGEWFRIHPHIREDLNAQNRLTFEFLYGIVDRLRELGSGIPLHLKETTAATVSANGSST, encoded by the exons ATGAGATTCAAAATCCCCAATATACCCCTTCTCCCTCCCAAAACCCTATATCCCCTAACCCCTAAATCTCACATGGCCTCTCTTCTCACCGCCGCAGAATCCCAAATCCGAACCCGAACTCTCCATTCGGCCCCACCGCAAGACCTCGACGACTCCCTCTGCTCCGaccaccaccaacaacaagAAGAGCAACAACAGCAGACCTTCGCCGTTACAACGCCGTTGCGCTGCTTGACTGGCGAGTCGCGCATCGAGCGGGCATGGGCTCACTGGTCGAAACTGGGGCGGCCCAAACTGATTGTGGCGCCAATGGTGGACAACTCGGAGCTCCCGTTTCGTATGCTCTGCCGTAAGTACGGGGCCGACGCCGCCTACACGCCGATGCTCCACTCACGCATTTTCACCGAGAGTGAGAAGTACCGGGAGCAAGAATTTACCACTTGCAAG GAGGACCGTCCATTATTTGTTCAATTTTGTGCCAATGATCCTGAAGTTTTGTTGGAGGCTGCAAAGAAAGTGGAGCCTCATTGTGATTATGTGGACATTAATTTGGG GTGTCCTCAGCGTATTGCGAGGAGGGGGAATTACGGAGCTTTTCTAATGGATAACCTTCCTCTTATAAAATCTCTGGTAGAGAACTTGGTTCAAAACCTGAATGTGCCTGTGTCGTGCAAAGTCCGAATCTTTCCAAATTTAGAGGATACAATCAAGTATGCTAGGATGCTTGAGGATGCGGGTTGCTCACTTTTAGCTGTCCACGGCCGGACCAGAGATGAGAAAGACCAGAAGAAAGTCCGGGCCAACTGGGACGCCATCAGGGCCGTCAAGAATGCTCTCAGAATCCCCGTCCTTGCCAATGGTAACATCAGGCACATGGACGATGTTCGTGACTGTTTGGAAGCAACTGGTGCTGATGGGGTGCTTTCCGCAGAGTCTCTTCTTGAGAATCCAGCTCTCTTTGCTGGGTTTCGAACTGCTGAATGGGCAGCCGAGAATGAAGAAACTAAGAAAGATGGGATACTGGACCAGGCAGATCTTTTGGTGGAGTATTTGAAGCTTTGTGAACAATACCCTGTGCCTTGGCGGATGATTCGTGCTCATGTGCACAAGATGCTGGGGGAATGGTTCCGAATTCATCCACACATAAGAGAAGATCTCAATGCACAAAATAGACTCACTTTTGAATTTCTTTACGGTATAGTAGACCGGCTGAGAGAGCTGGGGTCAGGTATTCCACTTCATCTAAAAGAAACTACTGCTGCAACTGTTTCTGCAAATGGGTCGTCTACTTGA